From a single Nostoc edaphicum CCNP1411 genomic region:
- a CDS encoding collagen-like protein, whose translation MHNGFRSKLPLLLTFCLFTSFLPASGSVLCPAVASDEYYKVARNYGRDGRTGTDGRSGRDGSSGENQNIFVNGSPVNLDLSGKDGEDGEDGEHADRPDCGYQRNRVSHDINAPNGGNGGSGGKGGDGGNGGSLTVYYSNLADLRNISVQATGGEGGRGGRGGNGTEGCNCHRRSWEVKTCKGTPGSSDYKCTEKVYRCSDGSDGRDGSDGSDGSQGRLGILSIVNSNEPLAADTPTVQLAISQLINKQVNLSKNKWNIRKGATSLLAPGAAIADDYREFEQRLEEAFQIVWQERQPITSFDNQVVTLNLTDNKQVEITFPEELWVEGNTKSDANLTTFTVNHAIPKKDVTRLAVAEFADAGQNLNLKIVDLAAKSDAINTQFRVKFRAQDSLHGFSGYKTEYEGDIPNELVTRDYNRFTLALGKLKIPDEALRPGINVDIEVVATRSLGIRSAKQTISWQGTIRKPR comes from the coding sequence ATGCACAATGGTTTTAGGAGTAAGCTACCACTACTGCTGACATTTTGCTTATTTACTAGCTTTTTGCCTGCTTCTGGTTCAGTTTTATGTCCAGCCGTTGCCTCTGACGAATACTATAAAGTAGCCAGAAATTATGGCAGAGATGGACGCACAGGAACCGATGGGCGATCGGGTAGAGATGGTAGCAGCGGTGAAAACCAAAATATTTTTGTCAATGGTTCACCTGTAAATCTTGATTTGTCGGGTAAAGATGGTGAAGACGGGGAAGACGGGGAACATGCTGATCGACCTGACTGTGGTTATCAACGCAATCGCGTCAGCCACGACATAAACGCCCCTAATGGTGGTAATGGTGGTAGTGGTGGCAAAGGAGGAGATGGGGGAAATGGTGGTTCCCTCACAGTCTATTACAGCAATTTGGCAGACTTACGGAACATTTCCGTCCAGGCAACTGGTGGAGAAGGCGGGCGCGGCGGTAGAGGTGGCAACGGTACGGAGGGTTGTAACTGTCACAGACGGAGTTGGGAAGTGAAAACCTGCAAGGGAACTCCCGGTAGCTCTGATTACAAGTGTACTGAGAAGGTTTATCGATGTAGCGATGGTAGCGATGGGCGAGATGGCAGCGATGGTAGCGATGGTAGCCAAGGGCGCTTAGGAATTTTGAGTATTGTAAATAGCAACGAACCTTTGGCAGCGGATACTCCAACTGTGCAGCTAGCAATTTCGCAACTGATAAACAAACAGGTCAACCTCTCGAAGAATAAGTGGAATATTCGTAAAGGGGCAACTTCTCTACTTGCGCCTGGTGCTGCGATCGCTGATGATTATCGAGAGTTTGAACAACGTCTAGAAGAGGCTTTTCAAATAGTTTGGCAAGAAAGACAACCCATTACCAGCTTTGACAATCAGGTTGTAACACTAAATTTAACTGATAACAAACAAGTAGAAATTACTTTTCCTGAAGAATTATGGGTTGAAGGTAACACCAAAAGTGACGCTAACTTAACAACATTTACCGTCAACCATGCCATTCCCAAAAAAGATGTTACCCGGTTAGCTGTCGCAGAGTTTGCCGATGCAGGACAAAACCTCAACTTAAAAATAGTCGATTTGGCAGCAAAGTCTGATGCTATTAATACTCAGTTTCGCGTGAAATTCCGCGCCCAGGATAGCTTGCACGGTTTTTCTGGCTACAAAACTGAATATGAAGGGGATATTCCCAACGAACTTGTGACTCGTGACTATAACCGTTTTACTCTAGCTTTGGGCAAGCTGAAAATTCCTGATGAAGCTTTACGCCCTGGTATTAACGTTGATATCGAAGTCGTAGCAACTCGTTCTTTGGGAATACGTTCTGCGAAGCAAACTATTAGCTGGCAGGGTACAATCCGCAAGCCTAGATAA